Part of the Prunus dulcis chromosome 8, ALMONDv2, whole genome shotgun sequence genome is shown below.
GGCTCTCCCACAACCTTCACCCCCACCCAAACCATACCCACCTTCACTGCGATGGCTTATGTCCCTTGCTCTATTTCAAATCCTTGATTTTGTTgatcaaaagaaattgaaaaaatcaatttgaatatttcaTCCCAGGAAAAGAGGGTTTGGGACTGGGTGGGATGGTGAAGGTGAGGAAAgcttggtggtggttgtgggtTGTGTGTGTTTAGGTGGGGTTGGGTTGGAGAGGTTGTGGCTACTGTGACGAGCACTGGTGGACTTACAAAGGTCTGCACCTCCCCTCACCGGAGAAAGCTTTTCAAGTGCTTGAAAGTTGCCCCTCCGTTTAGATTAGTTGTGCACTCCATCTATTCGACAAAAGGCCTGACACCAAtctgtttattttcttcttcttttttattttttttatttagagaGAACTCCAAGTCTTTTATGAACACTGATTCATCAATTAAGTCTTgtgccaagaaagaaaatattgtatcGATCAAGCTTCCAAATAAGTTTGAATGTAATTCATAGTTAactgagaaaaaaataaataataaaaataataaaaataaaaagaagatgaaacatagtacagttttttttttcttcttcatcaacaatTGCGCCAACTTCGTTTTTGGCATATGAATGGCATtggtattgtttaaattataaggttATTTGGttgttaatttttgtttaaagcTTTTAGTCTTTCAAAATTGCACATCCCCCGaaaaggtttttttgtttttatttttgttttttgggtgaaatgaatatttatatattggaaattaaaaatattacaaaaataccattttgcccttgcatttaTCGAAAgtgaagttgaaggaccacgagaacgattttggaaattgagggaccaaaatgcgAATCGGGTCAAAGTTCAAGGACCATTAGACCTAAAaactcataaaataataattaattggaATAAGTTTgtagattttaaaaatagttttgaAGTCCAATACTAAATAAGTTTCatattcttaaaaaaaatcataattttttagtttattttttttagtaggATACCAGACGGACCCTAATCTTTTCAGTGCCCTTTAAaaccaattttttattgatttgtgATTGTGTTAATGATGGTAAGGAAGTAAGGATATATATGTACTAGTATTAGAGGTTGATAAGaagaacacaaaaagaaaagacagaaATGTAGGACAAGGCCGTATCAGGCACAAAATCTTAGCTTTGCGAACCACTTTATGAGTCTTAGAACGTGGAGGGGTGACTTTGCTGAAATGGAGGTAGGCAGACTTGGAATATACTAGTGGTGTACGTTTGTaataggggtgggcactcaaaccggcaaatcggaaatccgagccgaaccacaccgaatcaaaccggaaaaaaatcgagttgaccaaaaagtcaaaaaccggtcaaaaaccgaaccggaccggtttggaccggattcggatccggttccatgtcttcaaaaaccgaaccgggccgaaccgaaccggtgaaactaaaaaaatatataatttcaatatatatttatatttaatgctatatttttaatttcactaaaaaaaacttaatatttatccaagttcaatgtcaaaatatctctcttttctcactttaatatttattttttatatgaaattgaataatttgttaattttcaagtaaaaaaataatatttcagttgagaattgtattacaaaaaaattttaaaaaataatttttataatccggttcaaaaccgaaccgaacagtttttgaatttttttaattaaaaccgaaccgaaccaaaccacaTGAATAGTAACGGATCgattctaatttgaggcaaaaaccggtccaaaccgaaccgtgcccacccctagtttGTAATAGATTTATGTCTTCTTGtaaatcttcttttttctagTGGTAGTGGTTTCATCAGGACCACAAAGCTCCATGTTATTAAGACACTGCACTTTCAGTGTGAGCATTATAGGTCCACAGCCATTGAATCGTCCCTTCGGTGAGTCGTATTAGTCGAGTTGAGTTCGAAAGTGAGCCAAGGTTGAgcattgtttttcattttgattagGGCTGTGAGTCCGCTCTTTGCACTTAAGTTTGAATCTCATTCtccattaattattaaattaatttacaataatttagactatcgcttgtaaaTGTTAGTTTATACTTATCAATATCAATTTTGGCCTTCCTCTCCTAGTATAATTTCATGTCACTTCTCATCACTCAGGCATACTTAGGAATTGTCATGGTCTCGGATGGTCCCCAACTGGGTTAAGACTTACATGCACCCTTAATGCGACAGTGATATACCTCTATATCTCTCTTTATGTAACCAGCGCAAGTGTATCTCCCTTACAAAATTTCCGTACACTTAAAAATCAATGACCTATCCGTAAACAAGGGTCATTAACGAGCAATTCTTGTTGAACGTACATGTCGGTCCCCTCATCAAGAGAGAGCTTCTGTATAGGGCTACCCCATGGAAGACGGTGGACTGGCCCACCACCAGCCCCTTGATGATCGCTGCACCGTTGGAGATGTAGTCATAGAGGACGCTTTCTGTTCAATTAGAATCTGTTTTCACTGCCTTCACCCTCTTTAGTACAGAAGAGGTTGATTTGTGATTTGTGAgttgtgagagagagacatCTGAATTTGCCATGTTCCTTTGCAGACTAAATACGCTTTTCTGTTTTCCTATCTTAAACCAACGGCTGAGTGAGTTCACTATTAAAGTACTACACATATTGCAATTATGGATTTTACGTACGAACTTTTTTAGGTCCGTGGCTTTTGCATGGTGTGTTTCCAACATTAATCATCATGCGCAAgaagattatatacctttcaaacaaacaaaaaaagaatttatcaGACTAAAAGTCTGATAAAATTAAGTGTACATAATTTTACTTAATTCATGTGATTTGCGAACGTATATCTACTTAGTTACCAACGGGAATTTGTGTTAACAGGTCGTATTCGTGTCATGTCTTTCCATATTCGTATCAAAAATTGTTCACCTCCACCAACACTTGATTTAGGTTGAGTTTTAAAGTTAAATATAGGAATCATGAAAGTAAGAAAAGTGTTTGAGGCATGCTTTTGTTTAATCTTTTGGTGTCTCCCTCAGGGTGTGGGCATAATCTGAAGATAAAAAAGTGTGCTGGAAAGCTGCAGAGGTAGCAGTAACATACACATGGGTTTCTGCAACAATTTTAGCTTGCTATGtgcgcgagagagagagagagagagagagagagagagactgtcGTTTTATCTGTCCTGCAGTACACGGAATCACCAGACCAGGTTGCCCAACAATAAGAAAAAGCCAAACATCCACAAGACTGTACTGAATAGTACTTATTATCGGTCCGTGATTTGAGGTAGAGAGAAAGAGGTGGAATTAGGACTAAATACTACTTAATTAAGGCAAATAATCTTAAGTTTCTATCAAACTCTAATGcgaatcaaattattttttggaattGCAAATTGCAAAGTTTCTAGGATATTCAACTTTCAGTAACTCATATGGGGTGAATCGTAAATGTTAGGTTTGGACGTTCATGGATTTAattaagggagattcactattatacccaatatgagggcccaaattataaaaataccctatataaaatggactttagaaacacacccaaagtccatttacaacataacaaaaaagcttttaacttattataaattacaaaactgccatcaatttcttaaaacaagcccaaccccaaaatctcataaaaatacccaaagcactcaatagggcatcaaagtaatttaataatcaatattaaattcaataaggctagctatcatttttttggttttttttgggtttgtttataggaattcaattgtgtagggtttatttataatattagtgctagaaatgggtatatcactaaatatctctttaaTTAATACATATCACATATTCGTGATTACATATATTTGAGATttactttaaaattttgtatttgatgaGAACTTATGTAAATCATGAAAATTGTTCTGTTACcaatgtttttcttattttttgtccAAAGTCATTACATATAACAATAATACCTCCTTGTGGAAAGTCATTAATGAATAAATGATTTGGTCAAAGGTCAATCCAGAAGTCATTAGAGCTTTTCAACTAAACTTTCAAATTTAGATATCcctttatccaaaaaaaatgcaaataatttcatgaagagagagagagagagagagagagagagagagagagagagagaggaagggaGGGTCCATGTTGTCATTTGGAGGGCCAACATACAAGAGTAAACCCAATGGGCTTGGCTCCCACCAATGTCCTTACACATACCCCACAACACCCGTGGTATGTCCTTTCCTCCCTACACACCACATGACCCTCcccagtctctctctctctctccctaaaCCCTCTTCATAAATACCCCTCTTACCCTTCACTCACTTCACCACCTACACCTCTCTATCTCTCACTCCACTCTCTCTTATCTTTCCTTCACCCCAAAACCAACCCcaacaaaaacagaagaaaaagaaaagaaagagaaaagatgggcatcagaaaatcaaacaaactgGCTCAAACCGCAGTGCTCAAGCAAATCCTGAAAAGGTGCTCAAGCTTGGGGAAGAAACATGGATATGATGAAGATGGCCTTCCCCTAGATGTCCCAAAAGGTCATTTCCCAGTTTATGTTGGAGAGAACAGAACAAGGTACATTGTTCCCATCTCCTTCTTGACACATCCTCAGTTCCAGTGCCTCCTCCGCCAAGCCGAAGAGGAATTTGGTTTCGATCACGACATGGGCCTCACAATCCCTtgtgaagaagttgtttttcGCTCCCTAACTTCAATGCTCAGATGAGATTTCAAGTTTTTGAAAGTCAAGAGATTTGTAGGATTTTCATGGAGAAAAAGATGGCCCAAGATGAAGCACCACAGAgagcttctctttttttaacatctttttttcttcatttatctTATCCATCAATCTTGACTTcaatttgttgggtttttttaaaattctttttggggttggaaatttgggagtgtttctttctttgaattgAACCCTTTTGAGATGTTTGATTCTTGACTCTAACTTGAAACCCATGAACATAAGATGGGTTGGGTTACATTTTGTATAAATTAATGTTTGAGATCCATTTTGCTCACAGAGGTGGCTTGTTTCGTGTACCCTGTGACAGTAATATTAGTACTGTTTTTTAAGGAATTAATGAGAGATTTAATTGCTTGTTTGCCTTATaccaaatctctctctctctcatacaaATTTAAGAACATGAAATTGAGATCTGTGCATGGCTTGAAGCAGCAGCTAGTACTAGTAGCTTGGGCTACGTGAAATAAAATCTGGGAGTCAAATCACAATCAGGAGCATCTGttagctataaaaaaaaagtgtaacCAAAAGCATGTGAAAAAAAGTAGCTTGTCAGAGAATGTGGGGTACATTGGCATAGGTACGGATTATCGATCAGGGTTTCTTCATTATTGAATGTACTGCTTGCTGATAAGAAATGTTGGTACTCAAAATAATTACGAACTGGAAAAATTAGTCAAATATCACATGAACTCTAGCACTTGTTGGAATTTGCCAtctgtaaaaataaaaataaaaataaacacatGCATCAGTTTGTCATTTCAAGtaaaaattctatttttttgtgaaaaaaaatacgCATAATTCACTTATATGACTCTTTTTGAAGGATGATTTGATGTCCGAAATATCAATTAATgcactattttaaaaaatcacgtACAAAATATATGAAACTTCCTCATGAACATAAAAATGGATGAAGTTAGTCGTAAATGATATATTACAATAAAATTTGACTTTGAGATGCCAAAAGTgcctttgttttttcctttttcaggTGCATTGCTGTAATTAACTTTCTCTTTTAAGTTTGTAACAATAGAAAGGTAAGTGGGGAAGTGCTATTTTGGCAGCCAACAAAAATGGATTGGGAATGGAAGACACCTAGAAGCACAAAATTTTGTTACCTGAGTGGCCTTCCTGAAGGCAATACTTATTTGAGATGGTGGAATATTATTACAGCATCTAtaacattaattaataatgatGACCAGCATGATTTTAACTTAACTTTTACATCAaaagagtatatatatatatatatatgtgatatAGCTGTAATTCCATCAATTACCTAATGAAAAATGTCATTCTAATTTCAGACTAGACCATCTCTTACAAATACATAATTTTACTCTACATTATAATAGATTCTACATAACTCGTTCACGAGAaatttgttaaataaatatgatacaaataatattattcaaATAAGAACTGAAAGGGGTAAGTTTCCCAAATATCTGAGTTTACGATTCTTAAAACTCAATTCATGAACAGTTAAAGATATCTTCGAGTCAAGTCTGCGGTTAGCTCAAGTGGTGAGAATAGATGAGAAAGAATTACATTAGGATTAAGAGTTCGATTCCTTCCATTGTCATGTATCTAACCTTAACTTAGAGTTTAAAAAACGCGGCTGACACATATATCTGTAAGTGAATTTCATAGAGATGATGATCCAAATTATATGTTCAACAATACAACGACCCAGATGCAACTTTGGAGCCTGCATTATCATTTTGATTGCTAAAGATACGTAgcatgtatacatatataaattgaaaatgaaatttcagTTTTATCTTATCCTTTATTTatgacatatatattatatagctTTTGGATTAATGTATATACTGGTAGCCCGTACTCCTTCAGCTCTCCTTGTCCTCGAATACTACAGGTCAATGACTGCTCGATTTATATCATATATTATCTGTTATTGGaacttttaaattattttttcttaaataaataaaactgaacttTCAATCTAAACCATTCATTAAGTAAAATCTTATTCATCACTTGTAAATAATAGTTTAAATTGACTCAAATTGAATCAATCGAAAATGTACTGACACGTAATTTGGTGAATAAATTTGGTACTAATAGAAGTACTTTATTGTAAATGCACTTGAACCGTTAAAAGTACATATTTACGGAAAATACAAGAATGAACAGAACATAGATGGATTTAATTTGTGATGGCAAATGACAAACTGAATATGATGCTATGATCATAAGAAAATCAATGAACTCTTCTTGTGTTTTTGTAATGGCATCTAGCTTTATTATGGTAGCACATTTTCTCAACTTAACACCTCTTGAAATTTTAAAGTGATACCGTTTTAGAAATATTCAttagaataaaaaaatgtatcaTACGACGGTTTGTTAAAAACTGTCGTTTTTCAAATATTGTACACCTTATTAGACGAcaattttataacaaattgtcatctaacaaaataaaataacagtATTTAGTACATTCATCATCTATTGAGTATTGTctatttgaattattcttgTAGTGATTACTCTATAGCCTTACATTTTCCATGCTTTTGCTGAACAAGTCCTTAAGCTAATACACTTTCTGGTTTGAGACACCGAAAGGACAAAAGACAACCTACTCAGATTTTCATTTGCgggcatctctctctctctctctctctctctctctctctctctctccaaacacacacacacacaccacaCGCGAAACTGACAATTTGGTAAGAAATGGCCAACTCATCAAGCAAATAAGGCTGCCTATGGATAGCTGGTCCTCTCCTTCTTATTAATGCACTTTTGTTCGTTTCTCTCGCAGCCACACAACAAAAAGTCTCTCTTCTGACACGCACACCCTCTACCATAAACTGCTTCTTCAACTGCAAAAGAATATCTTCCATTCGTTGCCCCAAATCCCCGATCAAAATTTCCTCctcagaaaaaagaaaaaaatatctaCTCTAATTATGTTCCTCTTCTTGTTCGTCACGTCCCCCCTCTTTCCATTGGGAACGATAAAAACTTAGAACATCTAAGTAAATTACATGGGTAATCCAActtaaactcaaaaaaaatacCAACCCTAATAAAGACTAGGAAAGTTTTCAAAAGTAGACAAGTTTCACTAATGCCCAGTAAACGACATCCagttacaatatattatatttgtgcccaaaaataaaattaaaaaaactaggAAAATGAAGAGAGTAGTAGACAGAAGTTATCGAGTGGGTCAGTTTACAGTTAGATACATGTCGATTCTGCAGTCTTGTCCCAGCAGTCTCCTATGTAGCTATAGTCCTCGAAATTTCTTGGAAGGAGGCTTCTGATCGGTTCAAAAAGGTTCGTATAATCTGAAACAAGACATACATGATCAATTAAAATCACATCACAAGATTTTGTCCTTTGTAGAGCAAGACATAGACCTGCTAATCTAAATCTCCTATAAAGGATAATACTTGAGCCAACAAAACTTGATCTAATGGTACTCAATTCTCCTAACGGTACTCAATTATCCTAAATTTCAGAAAAATGTTACAAGTTCGAATTCCTTGTTTTCGTTGATCACAATACTTAGAGTACTCACCATGGCCTCACTGTGGCTATTGAGAAATAGTGTTCATAAGTTCATACTCCATAAATATGTATGCTGAATTAAGAAATTTAAAGAGTATTCATCAATGCACTCGAGATTTTACTACAAATCTTACATTCGATTATCTCCCCTTACATTCTACTTAATGtcgaaattcaaattctaaattaatttaaacctTAAACATGGACATAGGTTGTTGGTGATTATTAAGGTATGATCCATCATCTCCACAGCTGTGCGTTTCATTCCTCTCCCCCCCTCCCCTCTTCCCCTTTCTAAAGTTATCTTCTAATTATAACTTAATTtaaattcctttttcttttttttttctttttttttttgtgggtaaTGTATACAACTGGTTCTTCACGCATATTCTTCGAATGTGGGATGAACTAGCTAGACAATGAGGACATTTGGTAGGGTGAGGTGGGGAAGGCATGTTGAGCTCCAAAATATATTTGGAAAATAATCTAAGTTGGTATTGTCGGAGAGTACAAAGTATCCTTTGCTCACTTCATTTTCAATCTTTCTCAGCTGCTCTCTTCCCCGCAATCATCTCACATACAAATTACAAACCCTAATCTTCTTTCCTAACCTATAtgtatctaaaaagaaattatgtcTTGTCCATGGTAGGGCGTCAGAGAACATGGTGAACTGGGAAAATGACTTTTGGATGGCATATATATTATAGGTACATATTAATTAGTACATGCTATTACTTTTAGAGTGTACTATATGTCATGGATATGAAGACCTCAAAGGCATATTATGAGTTGGCAATGTCTTTGGTTAATTATTGGATTGCACTATAGCAGATAGAACGTCGACTAGACATactcaaaattaaatttgatgtACTCCTTGCTAAATTGCCAAGAAGCAACCGAAATTTGAGAGGGGAGGTGAGAGGAAAATTTTGTTGCCGAGTTGATGTATGGAGTTAAGCGTTCTTTCACTAGAGTTATATGGCCACGTTTGATACGGGAGATTAGACTGGCTAAATGACTAGATTTCATGTGTAATCAATGAGGAATTAATATGGATGTTGTGTTCTAATTGAAGGGTTAAGGTGGACAATTCATGTGAGGTTGATGTCTAAAACTTATCTCCTTCCTAAAAGACAACATCCCATATTCCTTGATTGCCCGTAAAATCTAGGCATTTAGCTAGTTCAGTCTAATCCTCTATACCAAACCTGGCCTATAAGTACCATTGAATTAATATAATGAGAAAGTTTAAGCAATATTGAATTTATGATGGGTGAATTGCgaaaatggtcctcaaacttgtatgcgatttacattttggttcctaaattaaattattagtccaaatggtacataaactctatgttaatcgcccatttgatccaaccgttacattctgtcaatattgctattaaatatgagggtaaattggtcatttcgtatgttaaaataaaaaataataaaaaataaaataaaaactcagtaattggaataggggagaaaaaatcgaagggagggggtttgggtctcatgattttttcctctctttttcttcaattattttctaattttgtatttattttaacattattttatttgttaattatgaaaagtcgtatttacccctaaaatttggttacatttaacagaaaatataacggttggatcaaatgagcgattaaaataaagtttatgtactatttggactaataatttaatttaaggaccaaaatgtaaatcgcatacaagtttgaggaccattctCGCAATTTACCCAATTTATGATTGAGTCGGGCAAACTTTTTTAACTGAAAACTAAGTTGAGATTGAATTTGTGGTGCATACTCTCAATATGAGTTCTATCTGACTATATGATTTTGAGTCTCTTCCATTGATTAGGAAATagggttttcatttttaacaCATAAATTCTTGAAcactgaagaaaaagagtcaaatgggagagagagttgagaaAAATAGACAAAGAAAGATTGAGGAAGATTATAGCGATCATCAGTACATTATAGTCAGACCTGAAAGAAatagttgaaaacaaaatgtCGTTGGGTATTCCTCATTTTAATCGACAATGATTCCACACTTTCCATAGCTTTTAGCCTCTACTCTCATCTCTCATCTCTTAGTTTCAAGAGAGATGGGATCCCAACTCAACTCATTAACAGATTTTAGCGTTTCGTTCGATTCATACCAACTCTCATTTTTTACAACTCATCATAACTTCGAAGTTAAATAAGTTTAGGCCATAGTTATACTAGGATGAGTGACAGGAGAACACCATGCAAATGTTTGCTTGGGGTATATCTTGGTCCCCCTTTTACCAAGTTGGCATGGCAATGTCAATTATGTCATTTTcgaaaaaataacaatattcttttcttcttttgccaTAATTGTCCCAACCACTTTCTCAGACTACCAAAGGCTTTGAggccacagagagagagagagaagagaagggaCAAAACTGGTTTATAACACCAAAAGTACGAAGCCCCCTGTACTTGGTGGTGCTCGCCATCCTCCCTTTACTCCACGGGCAATGATAATGTCACCTGCGTTTGCTCCAACGCTTTCTCAAACGGTAAATGTGAAGCTGTTGCTGTTGTCAATGTAGTTGTGGTCCTGGCTGGTGGGTAATGATAGGATATCCCCTGTGGGTCCCTGGGGGTATGAGTAGCACGTTACTGAGGCCCCACACGTGGCCCGCACATGTTAAAACAAGTGGAACGTAACCTCCTCACCACGTGCATGATAGTCCTTTGACAGTGTGTGGGTATGTTACCATGCATCGATCATGCAATGCAAGAATAGTCTTTGAATTTATTCTCCAGTTCATTTTAGTTCTTCAACTCCTGTTTTAGTTTTTGCCAACTCTCTCACGCGTGTAAATTTTATCATTCCGTAACAAGTCACAATTTAACACATCTGTAATATAATGaaaattgataattttttcaaatacaagagatagtctaaactactctaaatTAAACtagggagactttggaaaaaatcaaaggagagaaattttttttaaaagaagccaaaatggacaaaattacccttatttattttttgattacctaaggaatcctttacatttgtatgtctttggtttgaaagttgagaggtttttctgtcttttttggaaaagctttggctttttccaaaagtgaaagtttttttatgggcaaaacctaaatttactattAAAACTAActtatagaaagaaaaactcGAAAAATGacaacttgaaaagaaaagatatgACCGTTTAGTTTATGAAATATTTAGTATCTATTCTGTTGAAGGAAGTCgtaagttgaatttttttatatgccAGTTttctaatataaaaaataaaagcaaacaTGTGTCTGGTAGTTTTAAGAGTGTTCAAATGTTCTACAGTTCAACTATTGATCATGATCATAGTCTAAAATACTGataatatcgaggatattatcattttttcgGATCAATGATATTTTGGAATGTATCCAtacacatatcgtataaatatcaataatattgaaaaatatcgatgtcgataatttctctcacacttcATACCAAAATATCGctataatatcaataatatcgaGATAGCATGAGAAGCTTATGACATAAAAACTaagcattcatgagtttagcatgagagaaagaaaggtcAGGTTTTCTAGGGGAAACAAAGGTTAAAGCAAAGGATTTCGTGAGGATTTGatgaggagaaagagagacagagattAAGGTGGA
Proteins encoded:
- the LOC117637928 gene encoding auxin-responsive protein SAUR50-like, which encodes MGIRKSNKLAQTAVLKQILKRCSSLGKKHGYDEDGLPLDVPKGHFPVYVGENRTRYIVPISFLTHPQFQCLLRQAEEEFGFDHDMGLTIPCEEVVFRSLTSMLR